The window AAAATCCGAAACAAACTACCGGGAATACTCCGAGAGCCGCGGCGGGAACACCGGCTTTCATCATCGAGGCTGCCACAAAGCTTACTGCGATACCTACCACCGCACCCAGCATTAAGTTATAGGTGAAACCTTTTCCGCCGGTCACCCATACTCTCGGCTCTTTCCCTGTATATTTTCCCGTAAGCCCTGTCTTACCAAAAGCTAGGCGCGCTATGCAGCCTGAGATGGCGACGGTCATCGCGACGGCATCCGTGATAGGTCCGAGGGGGGTCATCAACAGAAGATTACAGATAACGAAACCGATGACGCCAAAGAGGCCGCCCACACAGATCACATCGGCCTCGCCAAGTCCGTTGAGCGCCGTTACAATGTCGTTGCCCGCCTTGAGCTTGCCCCTGCTGCCCGCATATGCCGCGGCCGCCACGCCGCCGGCAAACGCTACGTGCGGTCCCATGAATGAACCGAACGCCATGAATCCTACGCCGATATCAGCGCCGCCACCGGCCGCCACCAGAGCTCCGGCCAGAGCGAAACATCCCGTCATAATGAACGCGGGAAGCGCGCCGAGCAGCGCCCCAAAAGCTCCACCGCCAAAAGCCGCTACTAAAGCAAACATATCCATATTATTGCCTCCTCTATATTTGTTATAGCTGGTTCTCAGTATGGATCGTTACAAAAATCTCCGTAACGGCTTTCACCGTGCCGGATATGGACGCATGAAGATTGGTGCCGAGTTTACCCTGCGGCGCCCGCGCAATGAGGCCGCCGCGTGTTACCTGGTCGTTTACCTTTACCACCGGCTCCGAGGGAGCGCCAGCGCCCTGCCGGAGCGGCAGCGTTACCTCGATGAAGCTGTGATCGCCGTATTTCATCGGCGCCGGCCTGTCGTACTGAGAGAGGCCCAGCTGGCGGATGAGTTTGCCGACGGGATAGCGCTTATATTCCCGGAAGCTGTCGCACCGCTCGGGGGCCAGATGCAGGCTGTTTTTCACGCCGCTGCGCATGAGGATATTCTTGATGGAGGCGTTGAACTTCCACGGCTGAAGCCCCATCACGCAGGCGTATTCACAGAGGCGGCAGCCGCAGCAGAGGTAGGCGTTCATCGGGCTCTGCTTTTCGTCGCAGACGCTGCCGTAGGCCGCGATACGCATCATCTTGTGCGGCTCGATGCGGTGTCCGAGAAGGTGGCGGGGACAGACCTCAGTGCAGAGGGAACACTGCATGCAGGCAATTGACGCGTCGCGGATGCTTTTGTCTAGGGGCTTTTTCAGGCTCGTCAGAAGGCTGTGTTCCAGAGGCAGGACGATCAGCCCCTTAGTAGTCTTCGTTACCCAGCTCTTGGGAGAGACGGTCACGCCCATCATCGGACCGCCGTTGACCACGACGTAGTCGGATACGGTTGCGCCGCCCGCAAGTTCGACAGCCTCTCTCACCGTGATGCCAAGCGGCACCCGCACGCTCTTGGGACTGCGCACCGCGCCGGTTACCGTGAGGTATTTATCCGTCACCGGCGTGCCGTCTTCGTAGGCGGCAAGGATGTTGAGCGCCGTCTCGACGTTGACGACGATGACGCCGACGTTGAGAGGGATACCTCCCTCTGGGACGATCTTCCCCGTCACCTCGTAGACGATCACCTGCTCGTCGCCCGCAGGATAGAAGCCGCCTAGGAGGTGGAGCGAGAGCTTCGGATGTTTGGGAAGCTCACGGGAGAGGGCCGCCGCCGCGCCGTGGTAGTGTTCCTTCAGGGCTACGACGCCGCGCGCGGCTCCCGAGCTCTCGACGATGAGGTCAAGGGCCGTCAGCAGTCCCGCCGCCTCCCTCTCCATCAGCTGCTGGTCCACGCGAAGCAGCGGCTCGCATTCCGCGCCGTTGATGATTACGGTGCCGGCCTGGGCCCCCAGCTTAACGTGGGTCGGAAAGCCGGCGCCGCCGGCTCCCACTATCCCCGCCTCTAAAACTGAACTTATCAGTTTATCGTTCATAACTATTTCATCCTAACGGATGTCCATGCCTCCGACCAGTACGCACCTTCTCCTGCGCGCGAAGGTCTTAGCCGAGGTAAGCCCCTCTCCCGTTGGTCCGGCGATCGTGAAGGTCGTATGGCCCATGCCGCCGACGCCGATCCCGGCATACGAGGGGCCATTTTTGACAAATATCGTCGTCTGGATGAGCTTGGCCATTTTTGTAAGGCTGTCGACGTTCCGCGAGTGCATCATCGCCGTATGACGGTTACCGTGTTCGACGCGCACCGCCATCTCGATGGCCTCGTTGACATTGTCCGCGCGTACGATGGGAAGTATCGGCATCATCAGCTCGACCTGTACGAAGGGATGCTCCTCCCTGGCCTCCATGATGATGACCCGCGTATCCTCCGGCGCTTCGACGCCGGCCTTTTCGAGAATGTACTTCGCGCTCTTGCCGACAAATTCCGTCTTCGGAGATTTCCCCTCCTTCGTGACGAGCCCTACCAGGCGCTCGATCACCGCGGGGTCCTTCACCTCGAAGGCGCCGTTTTTCTTCATATTGAAGATAAGGTAATCGGCCGCCGAATCGACGACGATGACCTCCTTCTCCGCGATGCAGGGAAGGTTGTTGTCGAACGAGCAGCCGTCGACGATGTCCTTGGCCGCCTTTTCGATATTCGCGCTCTCGTCGACTACCGCTGGGGGATTGCCCGCGCCCGCGCCGATCGCCTTTTTGCCGCTGGAGAGGACGGTCTTGACGATCGCCGGTCCGCCGGTGGCGACAAGCATCCTCACCTTTGGATGGGCCATCATCAGGTTAGTGTTCTCGATCGAGGGCTCGGAGACGGTGACGATGAGGTTCGCCGGCGCGCCGGCCGCGGCGAGTGCCCTGTTCAGCTCGCTTACGAGCCAGAGCGAGACCTTTTTCGCCCTTGGATGCGGGCTGAATACGACGGTGTTGCCGGCGGCGAGCATGCCGATAGAGTTGCAGATGATCGTCTCCGTCGGGTTGGTCGTCGGGGTGATCGCACCGATGACGCCAAAGGGCGAATACTCAACGATCGTCAGGCCGTCGTCACCCGTGATGGCGTCCGTCGTGAGATCTTCGATACCGGGCGTCTTCGTCGCCGCGAGGCGGTTCTTGACAAGCTTGTGCTCGTAATTTCCCATGCCCGTCTCCTCTATCGTGGAAAGCGACATAAATTTAAGGTTCTCTTCGTTGAGCACGGTGCCGCGTATGGCTTCGACGAAACGTGCCCTGTCGGCCATAGAGCAGTCGAGGTATCTGCGCTGCGCCGCCGCGGCCGCCTCGATGGCGTCGTTCATGTCGGCGAATATTCCGCAGCTGCCGGCGGAGTTATTCTCACTTTCGTCAATCTTCCGCATGACTCCCTTTACTATGCCCTCAATAAGAGCGGCGTCTATGTTCATTGGTCAATACCCCCAATTCTGTAGTTCATCGCGCTCAGCGCTATCTCCATATCTTCGTCTACGGTGCCTCCTGAAACTCCGATGGCCCCGACGACATGCCCGTCGTATTTATAAGGAAACCCTCCGCCGAAGATGACTATTCTGTTTTGATTCGTGTTCTGCACCCCGTAGAGAAACTTCCCGGGCTGCGATACCTCGCCGAGCTCATGGGTAGCCATTTTCAGGGAGGCCGCCGTGTAGGCCTTGTTGAGCGCGATATCGATGCTGGCGAGCAGGGAGTCTTCCATCCTGTGCAGCAGCACCGGATTGCCTCCCATATCCACCGCGGCGAATACGATGGGCACCCCCATCTCCTTCGCCTTTTTTTCCGCCGCCGCGGCCATACGCTTCATATTTTCCAGAGTAAAGGGCGCGTCGGTATTATTCGCCGCCGTCCGCAGCTCTTCTTTTACCATTTTTTCCACCTTCGCGCGAAGCTCGCACTCCGCCGCGACGGTCTCTTCATAGCGCGCAAGCGCGTAGACGGCGTCCGAGAGGCGGTTTACGTAACGTATGATCTCCTCGCGGAAGAATCTCTTTCCCGGCTGCAGCTCTTCATTGCACCTCGTCATCGCGCGTTCGGCGCGTCTGACGATGGTGCGGGCCACATGGAGGGCCGCCGAGGCGGGGTTCACTCCCGGAATAACGAAAGAACGCTGTACGCCGGTAACTTCCGTACATCTGTCGACGACGTTCTCAAGGAACTTTATATCGGCCTCGCCGATCAGGTCCCTGAGTTTTTCAAACCCCTTCTCATCGCTCGCAAGTTCCGCGCCAAGCGCAAAGAGGCGTCCCTGTATCGCGTGTACGGTCTCTCTTACGTAATCAAGTTTGCTCTGGGAATAGGCCAGCCCCAGCATCGAACCGGCCTCGTCAATCGTCCCGTAGCATTCTACCCGGCCGTCCGCCTTGCTGACGCGGCTGCCGCCGACGAGGCTCGTCGTTCCCTTATCGCCCGTCTTGGTGTAAAGGTTCGCCATCTTTAGCCCACCTCTACGGTGTCGACGATACCGACGATGGCCTTATCCACGGGGGCGCTTTCGCTGAACACTCGCCGCGCGGAGCTGCCCTCAAGGACCAGCACAAGTTCGCCCGTACCGGCCCCGACCGAGTCTACCGCCACCTCGCATTTGCCTTCGCGTTCGAGATATTCGTTGACCCTTTCAACTATCAGCAGCTTCATCCCGATAAGAGCCGCGTTTTTGCTGGTGGAAACGACCGTTCCGATAACTCTTGCCAGATACATGGCTACACCTCTTTTTCTATCCTGACGCCGCGCTGGTAGGCCGCGTCATAGGCAAGCTGCGTCACAAGCGCATTTTTTGAGACCCTCAGCAGCGAACCGGCGGGAAGCGAGACGACCTCTCTTCTGCCGATCACCCTTTTTGCGCTGGAAAAGTCCGCCGCCCTCGCCCGCGGAGCCGTCGGTGACTGCGGTTCGATGAGCTTGATCGTCTTGAATGCCAGCGTATCGCAGCCGCAGAGCGCCGCGCCGAAATCCCTCAGTGTTTCGAGGTTGGCCGAGAGCTTAGCTTTAAGGGCCGGCGTCATGTTATAGCCCTTCGCGGCCCGCTCGGCGTTTTCCGGACAACAGCCGTCCCTGGCGATGACGACGTTTTTGCCGCGCATCATGGAATTCGATATTATCCGCGCGGCCGGCGTGTCGGCGATACAGGCGGCGATCTTCGCCGCCGTGTTCACCGTCAGCGCAGGCACGATCACAGTGTAATAGGGCGCGGCCAGCAGTTCGGGCGCGCGGTCCAGCTGCTCCTCCTGGTAAAACACGCCGGGGGCCAGAACTGTGCGCAGCGTATCCACATTAAGCAGCTTCGATGCGCTCTTTGAGAGAAAAAGGTCAAAGGTGAAACCCGCCTGCTGAAGCTGCTGCAGGCTGACGAGCGCGGGGACGAACCCGATCAGCGAACCGGTATATACGACAAGCGCCTTTTTCTGCACGCTTATCAGCTTTTCCGCGACCCGGCGCACCACCTCGGCGACCAGAGCCTCTTCGGCGTTTTCAAGCAGTTTTTCTTCTCTCACAGTATCACCCGCCTTTATGCGTTCATCGCTATCCCGAGCGGCGTCACCAGCAGCGGGGCCGCCGGTTTCACCGTGGGGATGCCGATCCGTTTTTCAAAAATTCCTTCAAATTCCTTAAAACAGCAGGCTCCGCCGACGACATAGATCGTCTCCACCTGATGTCCCCTTATGGCTCCCGCCACAATAGAGGCCATCTTTTCGACGACAGGCCTGATGACCGGAAATACGCTGGATTCCTGGGCGGGGTCCCTCTTGAGGCATTCGGCCTCTTCGGTCGTCGTCCGGTGGAAGCCTGCGAGCACCAGCGTCATGTGCGTTCCGCCGGTCGGTTCGTCGGCGGTGAGCACAACCTCGCCGTTACGGATGACGCTGATGCCAGTCGTGCCTCCGCCGACGTCCACCACCGCGCCCTCTTTTATTCCCAGCACGGTGGCGGCCGCCGTCGGTTCGTCGATTATCGCCGTAAGCTCGAAATCAGCCGCCTCCACCACGTTGCCGATGGCCTTGGTGTTGCCCGGTGAGATTCCGGGAGGGATCGCGCAGGCCGCTTTGGTCAGCCGGACTCCGAGCTTCTCCTCAAGCCTCGCCTTCATCGAGCGCACGGTACGGATGGCTCCGACGTAATCAACCACGATGCCGTCGCGTACTACGCATGACGGCGTGCTGACGCCGGCCACCGGACAACCCGCGGAATCAGTGA is drawn from Cloacibacillus porcorum and contains these coding sequences:
- a CDS encoding SLBB domain-containing protein is translated as MNDKLISSVLEAGIVGAGGAGFPTHVKLGAQAGTVIINGAECEPLLRVDQQLMEREAAGLLTALDLIVESSGAARGVVALKEHYHGAAAALSRELPKHPKLSLHLLGGFYPAGDEQVIVYEVTGKIVPEGGIPLNVGVIVVNVETALNILAAYEDGTPVTDKYLTVTGAVRSPKSVRVPLGITVREAVELAGGATVSDYVVVNGGPMMGVTVSPKSWVTKTTKGLIVLPLEHSLLTSLKKPLDKSIRDASIACMQCSLCTEVCPRHLLGHRIEPHKMMRIAAYGSVCDEKQSPMNAYLCCGCRLCEYACVMGLQPWKFNASIKNILMRSGVKNSLHLAPERCDSFREYKRYPVGKLIRQLGLSQYDRPAPMKYGDHSFIEVTLPLRQGAGAPSEPVVKVNDQVTRGGLIARAPQGKLGTNLHASISGTVKAVTEIFVTIHTENQL
- a CDS encoding aldehyde dehydrogenase family protein, whose amino-acid sequence is MNIDAALIEGIVKGVMRKIDESENNSAGSCGIFADMNDAIEAAAAAQRRYLDCSMADRARFVEAIRGTVLNEENLKFMSLSTIEETGMGNYEHKLVKNRLAATKTPGIEDLTTDAITGDDGLTIVEYSPFGVIGAITPTTNPTETIICNSIGMLAAGNTVVFSPHPRAKKVSLWLVSELNRALAAAGAPANLIVTVSEPSIENTNLMMAHPKVRMLVATGGPAIVKTVLSSGKKAIGAGAGNPPAVVDESANIEKAAKDIVDGCSFDNNLPCIAEKEVIVVDSAADYLIFNMKKNGAFEVKDPAVIERLVGLVTKEGKSPKTEFVGKSAKYILEKAGVEAPEDTRVIIMEAREEHPFVQVELMMPILPIVRADNVNEAIEMAVRVEHGNRHTAMMHSRNVDSLTKMAKLIQTTIFVKNGPSYAGIGVGGMGHTTFTIAGPTGEGLTSAKTFARRRRCVLVGGMDIR
- a CDS encoding cob(I)yrinic acid a,c-diamide adenosyltransferase, whose amino-acid sequence is MANLYTKTGDKGTTSLVGGSRVSKADGRVECYGTIDEAGSMLGLAYSQSKLDYVRETVHAIQGRLFALGAELASDEKGFEKLRDLIGEADIKFLENVVDRCTEVTGVQRSFVIPGVNPASAALHVARTIVRRAERAMTRCNEELQPGKRFFREEIIRYVNRLSDAVYALARYEETVAAECELRAKVEKMVKEELRTAANNTDAPFTLENMKRMAAAAEKKAKEMGVPIVFAAVDMGGNPVLLHRMEDSLLASIDIALNKAYTAASLKMATHELGEVSQPGKFLYGVQNTNQNRIVIFGGGFPYKYDGHVVGAIGVSGGTVDEDMEIALSAMNYRIGGIDQ
- a CDS encoding EutN/CcmL family microcompartment protein; its protein translation is MYLARVIGTVVSTSKNAALIGMKLLIVERVNEYLEREGKCEVAVDSVGAGTGELVLVLEGSSARRVFSESAPVDKAIVGIVDTVEVG
- a CDS encoding flavoprotein, yielding MREEKLLENAEEALVAEVVRRVAEKLISVQKKALVVYTGSLIGFVPALVSLQQLQQAGFTFDLFLSKSASKLLNVDTLRTVLAPGVFYQEEQLDRAPELLAAPYYTVIVPALTVNTAAKIAACIADTPAARIISNSMMRGKNVVIARDGCCPENAERAAKGYNMTPALKAKLSANLETLRDFGAALCGCDTLAFKTIKLIEPQSPTAPRARAADFSSAKRVIGRREVVSLPAGSLLRVSKNALVTQLAYDAAYQRGVRIEKEV
- the eutJ gene encoding ethanolamine utilization protein EutJ, which translates into the protein MAADLTIPNKTLREFARLVEEEAVNPWEGELKVGVDLGTANILVSVTDSAGCPVAGVSTPSCVVRDGIVVDYVGAIRTVRSMKARLEEKLGVRLTKAACAIPPGISPGNTKAIGNVVEAADFELTAIIDEPTAAATVLGIKEGAVVDVGGGTTGISVIRNGEVVLTADEPTGGTHMTLVLAGFHRTTTEEAECLKRDPAQESSVFPVIRPVVEKMASIVAGAIRGHQVETIYVVGGACCFKEFEGIFEKRIGIPTVKPAAPLLVTPLGIAMNA